DNA from Brachyspira aalborgi:
CCTCAAAAGAATTATACGGTTTTCGTTCTCCTTTTAGAAATTTTGCGGGCAGAGGCGAAGGCGTTCCAAATTATTTTACAGTTACGGCAAATAGAATGGCAAATACTACAACTTACGATATAGCGATTAAAGAATTGGCAAAAAGCGAAAAATTTTCTTCAAAAGCTTATAATATGAAAGATAAATTGCCTGCGGGAATTATAAAATTAAAAGTCGGAGAAGACGAATATTCTATAGATTTTGCGGGCGGAAGTTTGGTAGATTTGCAAAAAGCTTTTGACAAAACATTTGGAAAAAAAGCAAAAACTACGGTGACTCAAAAATCGAAAAATTTGCAAGTTTTGACAATTGATTTAGTTAAAACAGGCTCAAAAAATATTGCCGAAGTTATAAGCGATGAATCGGGAATATTAAAAGAATTAAATATGTTTACAAGAAGAAATTATAGATATTTGGGGCATATTTTTAATCAAGAACTTTTAAGCAAATGGAAAGACGAATCGGATAATTTAACCACAAATTATATGATAAAAAATGATTTTTTAGTTTTGAAAGGTATAAATAAATTATCGATGCCTTTGCATAGAGAAGCGGAAGCAAACGAAAATATAACGATTTCAATAACTGCAAGAGCGTCCGACACTTTAGACGATGAGGAAGAAACCGTTATTCCCGTAATGCCGCCAACTGTTGATTTGTCGATACCAGACACGGGAATTATATTCGATAAAATAGACAGCGTTAAATTTAAAGATGTAGAATTATACGGAGAAGGTTTATCGCCAGCCGACAGTTCGAGGACTTTTGAAGATATAAAAAGATATAAAGAAGCGCTTGAAAGCGAAAGAAGAGAAAAGGAAGGAATTGAAGCGAAAATTCCAGATGCGATAGACGAAACAGGATTTAATTCTGAAATTATCGGCGTAAAATATATAAATAAAGCGGGAGACGAGGTTGAAAAATTTTTTGCTTTGCCTACAATAAGTTCTTCTTGGCAGAGATTAAATATTCCGATTGGAAGCCAATTTGAAGAGGGCGATGTTATAACTCAAATAGTTTTGATAAATAAAAATCCTAAATATAATATTTTTTATAAAGATTTATTAGTTGAAGATTCGGGAAAAGAAGAAGATGCTCCAAATTATTTAATATCGGAAGCGACAGACGCGCGAGCTTCTATAGACGGAATAGATATTTTAAGCGAAAGCAATGAATTTAACGATGTTATAAACGGACTCAATATAGTCGCTATAAAACCTACGCCCGAAGCATTTGCCACGACTATAGAAATTAATAAAGAGGGAGTTGTTGACGCTATAGTTAATTTTGTAAGCGCTTATAATTCTCTTATAGATTTTTTGAACGATTCTACTCAAAGACCTTTAACTAAAGAAGTTAGAAATTCTTTAGACGATATGAATAGAACGGATATGAACGATTTAGCCACTACTTTACAAATAAGTTTTAATCCTGAAATGAGCGACTCCGATTTAAGAAAAAAATTATTTTATGTCGGAGTGTTTAGCGGAAATACTTTAGTAGGAACGATTTCGCAAAGAGTTAAGGCTATAGTTTCGGATTCTTATAAAACCGATTACGGCGAAGAATTGGCTTTATTAGACCAAATAGGAATTAATAGAGGAAATGCGGGCGAGGATTGGAATGTAGTAAAAAAAGGATTTCTTCAAATAGAAGAAGAAAAATTTATGAATAAAATTGAAACTCAAATGGACGGAGTAGAAGAATTATTTGCAAACGATACTACGGGAGATAATTTGCCCGATACGGGAGCCGCTTATACTATGAACGATTTTATAACTCCGTATTCGCAAACAAGAGGAATAGTAGATAATAGCATTTCCGTTGCAAAAACGAGATTAGAAAGCAATCAAAAACGAATGGATAGCGAAAAAGAAAGAATAGAACAATATAGACAGGAAAGACTCGCTTCTTATTATAGAATGCAATCCGATTTGAAACAGGCTGAAAGAGACAGAAAGAGATTAGAGGCTATGCAAAATCAAAATAACGGTAATTAAATTTAGTAAACTTCCGCTAATAATTTTATATTTTATTAAAAAAATTATAATTATTAAAATTTTGACAAATAAAAATATTCTGTTATAATATTCTTAATGATAAAAGAAGTAATAAAAACTAATGACTTTTTTGTCCGATTCTTTTTCGGAAGTAAAGGGAATGAGGATTTACTATTAAGTTTCATTAACGCTATAATGATAGATTCAAATTTTGCTACTTTTAAATTGGTAGAAATTTTAAATCCGTTTAATCTTAAAGATAAAATAGATAATAAAGAAAGCATTGTAGATTTAAAAGCAATCACAGAAAATGGAGCTATTGTTATAATTGAAATTCAAACTTATTCGACTAAAAATTTCTTTGAGAGAACGCTTTATTATTGGAGTAAAAATTATTCAAGCGTTTTGAAAAAAGGCAAGGGATATGAAGAGCTAAAACCTGTTATAAGCATTAATTTAGTAAATGATTTTCTTTTTGACAAAACCGATAACAGAATGCATACTTGTTATTTACTAAAAGAGAAAAAGAGTAATAAAATTCTAACCGACCATATACAATTACATTATGTAGAGCTTCCGAAGTTTAACAAAAAGAGCAACATTAAGAAAGAATTAAGGAATTGGATTTTATTTTTAAAATCTAACAAGGAGGAAGATATGTCTCAATTATTAAAAGAGGATACGATTTTTGAAAAGGCGATAAATAAGTATAATTATTTTACGGATAACAAAGATTTATTAAATGAATATGACAGGAGAGAGGCTTACTTAATTTATCAAGATAGTTTAATGAGAGGAGCTAAAAAAGACGGATTTGACGAAGGAATAGAAGAAGGCATTAAAAGAGGAATAAAAGAAGGCGAAAAAAATAAAGCAATCTCAATGGCAAAATCAATGAAAGCAAAAAACATGGATATTAATTTTATAAGCGAAATAACAGGATTAACCATTAAAGAAATAAATAAACTATAAACAAGAAAAGCGATTTTTTATTTTTTTATTTGATTAAACTTCCGCTAATAATTTATTTTCCGCAATTACTTTATTTAATCTGTTTTTTATTATTCTAAACTTATAACCCAAATTTAAATTTTCCAACATTGGTTTTATTTCAAAAAAGTCGCTATAATTATGATATATGCTTATTATTAAAACGGGTTTTTGTTCTTTTATAGTTTCAATCGCTCCTTTCAAAAATGGCTGTTCAAAACCTTCCAAATCGGTTTTTATCAAGCCGACTTCAATATTATTTTCTTTCACATAACTATCGAGAGTTACCATTTTTACTTTATTCTCAAAGCTATTAATATCAGATTGTTTTGTTTCTACCGAAAGTCCGCTATTGGCTGTATCACTATTTGAATAAATACTTATTTCTTTATTTTCATTTCCAAGCGCCATATTTACGGGAATAATATTATTCTTTTTATTTAATTCTATAGTTTTTAACATCAGATTATAATTTTGTAAAAATGGTTCAAAACTATAAACATTTTTATCGGTATAATCAGAAAATACTATTGCAGAATCTCCAATATAACCGCCTGCGTCTATAATATTTTTATTTTTAACTTGATTTAAATTTTTTACATAATCCATTCCGTATTTTCCGTAAAAAGCTTCAAACTCAAATTGGTTCTTTGGTAAAATATATTTATCGTATATAAATAATTCTTCATTTATTTTTATTATTTTGTTATTAAATTCTTCGTATAAATCGTTTAATCTTTTCGATTCTTTATGCGAAAAATAAATATCGTCTTCAATATTATTATAATTTGTAATCTTGGATAATATTCCAATAACAATTTCTACGCTTTCTTTATCTAAATTTTTAATTAAATTCAAATATTTTTGATAAAAATTAGCGTCATTTTTTATTTCTTTTCTAAAATGAGTAGCTCCATCCCAAGCTTTTAGCGGTTTATTTAAGTTGTATATAAAATTCATATAATCTCTAATATTATCTCTTAATTTTCTAAATGGAATAAACCAAACGATATTATCAATAGTTTTTGAAGTCATAGAATTCTCCTAAATGTAAAATAATAAAAAATGCAATAGAAAAAGACCTATTAAAGAAAATAGGAATTATGCAAAAATTATGCTTGAATTGAATTGAATTGAATTGAATTGAATTGAATTGAATTGCAAGAGCGCAAATTTATTTTATTCATTACAAAATCAAACATATAAATATTTTACAATATCTTAAAATTTATGTCAAGTTTAAATTTGATAATTTTTATTATAAATTATAATTGATAAAATAATTTTTTATAATATAATTTATCACTTAAAAGGATTATAAAATGAAACAATTTATAGATGTCGTTAATTTTGAAATCGAAGCGGGACATGGCGGAGCTGGATGCGTTAGCTTTAGAAGAGAGGCGCATGTCCCAATGGGCGGTCCCGATGGAGGAAACGGAGGAGACGGAGGCGATGTAATTGTAATTGTTGATGCGAGAATAAATAGTTTTGGAAAAATAAAAAGCAGAAAAAAATTCAAAGCGAGAGATGGCGAGTCGGGTAGGGCAAGATTAAGCGATGGAAAAAAAGGCGACAATGTAATAATAAGAGTTCCAATCGGCACGGTAATTTATAACGAAGAGACTGAAAATATAATTGCAGATTTAACTGAAGACGGACAGAGCGAAACTATTGCAAGAGGAGGAAAAGGTGGCAAGGGAAATAAATTCTACGCTACTTCTACAAATCAAGCGCCCGATTATGCTCAACATGGTTTAGACGGAGATAAATTAAATATAAGACTTGAAGTGAAATTAATCGCCGATATTGGACTTGTCGGAATGCCTAATGCGGGAAAATCGAGTTTGCTTGCAAGATTAACGAGAGCAAATCCTAAAATTGCATCGTATCCTTTTACGACTCTTACGCCAAATTTGGGAGTTTGTTATTTGGATTATGAAAGAAGTTTTATAATCGCAGATATTCCTGGAATTATAGAGGGAGCGAGCGAAGGAGCGGGATTAGGACTCACATTTTTAAGACATATTGAGAGAACGGGAGCTTTAGTTTTTGTAATCGATATAACTGACGAAGATATTAACGAAACTTATTTAAAATTAAGAAAAGAATTAAAATTATATAGCAAAGAATTAATAAAAAAGAAATCAATAATTATTTTGAATAAAACCGATATGCTTGAAAAAAAAGAAATTGAAGAGAAAATTAAAAGCGTAAAAAAAGTTATAAATAAAGAATATAAAAATAATAAAGAAAATTATTTTGAAATTCCCGAAGTATTTGCGATATCTGTTTTTAGTTTAGATGAAGAAGAATTGGAAAAAATTACAAACGCTTTATATAAGGCAAACGAATTAAGATATTTTGAAACTAAAAAAAATTATAAAGAGCCTTTATTATTAAATAATAAAAAATTAAAAACAAAAAGAGTATTTGGTCCCGTTCTTTCAAAGAGACTTGGAAATTCTTTGGGAATAGATGTAATTCCTCATAAAACTTGTTCTTATAATTGCATATATTGTCAATTAGGTTCTGAAGAAAATACTATAACCGATTTAACAAATTATTATTCCGTTGATGAAATAATTTACGAATTAAAAGAGGCTTTGCTTAATAATAAAAATATCGATTATATAACTTTCACGGGTTCGGGAGAGCCTACTTTATATAAAGACTTGAAAAAACTTATTTACGAAATAAAGCAAATAACAGATATTCCCGTATGCGTAATAACTAACGGTTCTTTATTATACAAACAGGAAATGCGTTCAAATTTGCTTTTGGCAGATTTAATTATTCCATCGCTTGATGCGGGAAATGAAGAAACTTTTAAATTGATAGATAATCCTAATAAAGAAATTGATTTTGATAAAATGGTTGAAGGATTAATTGAATTCAAAAAAGTATTCAAAGGCGAATATTGGCTTGAAATATTTTTACTTAAAGACATAAACGATAACGAAGACGAACTTGACGATATAATAAAAATTGTAAAAAAAATTAAACCCGACAGAATTCAGCTTATAACGGCGACAAGAAGAGTGGCAAATGAAAAAGCTAAAGCGTTATCTGACGAAGAGCTTAAAAAAATAAAAAAATATTTTAATTCAAAATGCGATATTGAAATCGATATTCCAAACATTTCTGAAAATCATAAAGGAAATACGAGAATATTAACCGAAGAGGATATTGTCAATTTTTTAATTCGCCAACCTGATACGGCATATATTATAGCTAAAAGTTTTAATGAAAACGAAAGAAAAGTTAAGGAATTGTTGGACTTACTTATTAAAAAAAATAAGGTTAGAGAAGAGATTGTTAACGGAGTTGTTTCTTATGCGGTTAATATTTAAGTTTTAATAAAAAATTATTTTTCTATGAGATTTAAATAAACTTTTTTTATTATAATATTTAAAGTTGTTACATTTTATAGCCTTCGCTTAAAACTGTTACGATTTTTAGCTTATTTTATAAATGTGGTAATTTTATCGTATTTATTATTATAATTTTTTTCTCTGCCCTAATTTAAATCCATAAGCTTCATGACCTGGATATAATAAAGTTTCATCGTCTAATTTAAATAATTTTTCCATTATGCTATTTTCTAATTCCGAATAATTTCCCGTAGGCAAATCGGTTCTTCCTATTCCGTTGGCAAATATCGTGTCTCCGCAAAATAAATGTCCTTCGGTATAATAACAAACTCCTCCTCTCGTATGTCCTGGCGTATGAATTACTTTAAACTCAATATCTTTTAATTTGAAAGTTTCGCCGTCTTCAAATTTTATTTCTGGCGATTGCCATTTTATGCCATTTCCAAAATATCCGCTCGCATTCAAAGTGGCGTCTCCAAAAAAATCATAATCCAAACTATGAATGCAATGCTCTACTCCTTTATATTTTTTTCTTATATCATCGCTACCCGATATATGGTCAAAATGCCCATGCGTATAAATTACTCTTTTTAATTTTTTACCGTCAAGTAATTTATCGTAATCTTCATATCCAAAAGATAATTTAGAAATATCTATAATCATAGCTTCGTCATCGGCGGACACTATATAAGAATTCATACCGTAAATATTAAGATTAATGCAATCAATTTTTAATTCGCTCATTTCTTTCTCCGTAATTTTTTAATAAAATGTATATTTATATTTTATAATTTTTAAATTAAAAATCAATTTAACTATTGACAAAAATATTAGGTTATATATAATTAGAACACCTTTTAAATTAATTTCAATTAAATTAAGAGCGTTGGTTTTTGTTTCTTCAAAATGGGAAAAACCGACACTCTTTTTTTATTGTTAAATTCCGTTTTATAGTATTAAGGTTTTATATGATATGAAAAATAATAAAAGAATTATTCAAAAACAAAAAGAATACGGAAGAGGAGATAAAGCAAACAGAAGAAAAGCTGGCAATAAAAATAATATTAGAAAAAACGAAACGATTAATATAATAGACGAGACAATATTATTTGAAAAAAGCAAAAATATATTGGAGAAAAATAAAATATATTTGCTTAATCTTAAAGTCGGAGCTATAAAAGATAATAAAAAAATATACGCCGTGATTTTTAAGAAAAAAGAAAATATTTCGCATAGTCATTGTATAGAGGCTACTAAAATAATTCAGCAAATAATAAAATCCGAAGGATATGACGAAGGCGATTATACGATTACCGTTTCAAGCGCGGGCTTTAGATGGAAAATCGAAAATAGATTTGAACTTTTTGAAGATATGCCTGTAAAAATAAAATATAAAAATGAAGATAAAATTATAACGGAAGGCGGAATATTAAAAGAAGCGAAAGAAGATTATATTATTTTAGAATTAGAAAATGAAATTAAAAAAACAATAAAAATTAAAGATATTATAAAAGCAAGATTAAACTGCTAAAAAATTAAAAAATGGAGATAAAAAATGTTTGAAAATGTAGGAACTTATTTACAATTACTTTCAGAGGAAAAAGATATTAGCGTTGACCTTCTTAAAGAGGTTATAGAATCTACTATGATTTTAGCCTTAAAAAAGAAATACGGAAACGATACTAACTTCCATATTAATTTTGACGAAAAAAATAATCCGACTGTTTATAGAGCGGTAATAGTCGTTGAAAATGTAGAAGACGATAAAAAAGAAATTTCTTTAGAAGAAGCTAAAAAACTTGATGAAGATATTAATTTGGGAGACGAAGTTTTATTATTAGTCGACCATGTGGAAGAGTTTGGCAGAATAGAAAGCACGGTTGCAAAAACTACATTCTTTCAAAAAATTGCAGAACTTGAAAAAAATATTATTTATAACGAATTCAAAAGACGAGAAAATCAACTTGTAAACGGATATTTTCAAAGAGAAACGAGAGGAAATATTTATGTTAATTTAGGCAAAACGGAAGGAATTTTATTAAGAAAAGACCAATCTCCAAGAGAGCATTATTCGGTTGGCGATAGAATAAGAGCCTATATTTATAAAGTTGAAAACGATAGAGGCGGACATCCTACGATTTATTTAACGAGAAGCAAAGGCGCTTTTATTAAAAAACTTTTTGAACTTGAAATACCAGAAGTGGCGGACGGAACTATAGAAATAAAAAATATAGTCCGACAACCAGGATTAAAAATAAAAATGTCCGTAATCTCAAATAAGCCAGAAGTCGACCCTGTTGGCGCTTGCATCGGGCAGAAGGGAATTAGAATTCAATCGATTATAAAAGAAATAGAAGGCGAAAAAATCGATGTCGTAAAATGGTCTAAAGATATAAGAGAATATATAGCCGAAGCAATATCGCCTGCAAAACCTATAAGAATAATAATCACAGAGCCTGAAAATAAAGAAGCAATGATTATAATTCCTGACGAACAATTAACTTTAGCGCTTGGCAAAAGCGGTTATAATGTTAAACTTGCATCTCAACTTACGGGTTATACTTTTGACTTAAAAACCGAAACAGATATTAAATCGAATCCTGAATTATTAAAAGATTTAGTTCCTTTAAGTCAAATATTCTCCGATAATTCCGAAGAAACTGAAGATACAGCCTCACAAGAAGAAAATAAAGAAGTCGTAAGTAATCTTTATTCTCTTTCTGGAGTAGATAAAGAGATTATAGAAACTTTAATTAATAACAATATCAATTCTATAGAAGAGCTTTATAGTTTATCTGCAGAAGAAATTATGGAAAAAACAAATTTAGATAAAGATACGGTTGATAATATAATAAATATACTTAAAGAAGTTGTTACGGTAGTAGAATCTGACGAAGAAGGCTACGAAACTACAGAAGAAGTTGTTGAAGAGATTGAAGTTTATGAATGTCCAAATTGCGGTTCTACAATAACGGAAGATATGACAAAATGTCCTAAATGCGGAGTTGAACTCTCTTTTGAATAATTAAAATAAAATTATGATTTGTAAAGTTTGCGAAAGCGATAAATATAATAAAATCGGCGAGATTAAAGGAATTTGGAAAGAAAATAAAAATATTTATCAATGCGAAAAATGTTTTTTATATTTTATAGAATCTCCAAGCGATGAAGAAATTTATTTATTGTATAAAAACGAATATCATAATAGCATAAAAAATAAAATATTCGAGTTTGCAAAAAGCAAAATGCGATATTCAAGATGCTTAAATCAATTTAATTTTATAAAAGCTAATATAAATTGCGACAATAAAAAAGTATGCGAAATCGGAGCTTTTGACGGATTATTATTAAATATATTCAAAAATAATAAATGCGAAGTTCACGGATACGAACTTAACGACAGGGCGAGAGAATATGCAAAAAATAAATATAATATATACTTAAAACAAAATTTTTTAGAAGATAATCAAAAATACGATATTATAATTCTTTCGCATGTTATAGAGCATTTCAAAGAGCCTAAAGAAATTTTATTAAAAATAAAATCTATGTTAAACGAAAACGGATTTATTTATATAGAAGTTCCTAACTCTCCGTTAAAAAATCAATGTTCTTATGAAACGCTTATTAAATATTTAACAACTACTCATACGGTTAATTTTAATATTGATAATTTAAAAACTTTTGTAGAAAACGGAGGCTTTAAAATAATTAAATATCAATATTACGATTATAATGTAAATAAAAATAATGAAAAACTTAAAATAAGTTTGCTTGAAGGCGGTTTTCCTTCTTTTGATAATCTTTTTAATTTTTTATTAATCGCCTTAAAAACTATAATTTATCCGAAGTCAGTTTTTATTAACTATGACGATAATAAAAATATTTGGAGCTATGGAGAAAATATAAGAATAATAG
Protein-coding regions in this window:
- the fliD gene encoding flagellar filament capping protein FliD, translating into MATSEAFLEEVYKNAVDAEVIKRSSTLSNLVDNAKDYQREISAYEDLKYRLDTLASASKELYGFRSPFRNFAGRGEGVPNYFTVTANRMANTTTYDIAIKELAKSEKFSSKAYNMKDKLPAGIIKLKVGEDEYSIDFAGGSLVDLQKAFDKTFGKKAKTTVTQKSKNLQVLTIDLVKTGSKNIAEVISDESGILKELNMFTRRNYRYLGHIFNQELLSKWKDESDNLTTNYMIKNDFLVLKGINKLSMPLHREAEANENITISITARASDTLDDEEETVIPVMPPTVDLSIPDTGIIFDKIDSVKFKDVELYGEGLSPADSSRTFEDIKRYKEALESERREKEGIEAKIPDAIDETGFNSEIIGVKYINKAGDEVEKFFALPTISSSWQRLNIPIGSQFEEGDVITQIVLINKNPKYNIFYKDLLVEDSGKEEDAPNYLISEATDARASIDGIDILSESNEFNDVINGLNIVAIKPTPEAFATTIEINKEGVVDAIVNFVSAYNSLIDFLNDSTQRPLTKEVRNSLDDMNRTDMNDLATTLQISFNPEMSDSDLRKKLFYVGVFSGNTLVGTISQRVKAIVSDSYKTDYGEELALLDQIGINRGNAGEDWNVVKKGFLQIEEEKFMNKIETQMDGVEELFANDTTGDNLPDTGAAYTMNDFITPYSQTRGIVDNSISVAKTRLESNQKRMDSEKERIEQYRQERLASYYRMQSDLKQAERDRKRLEAMQNQNNGN
- a CDS encoding Rpn family recombination-promoting nuclease/putative transposase, which translates into the protein MIKEVIKTNDFFVRFFFGSKGNEDLLLSFINAIMIDSNFATFKLVEILNPFNLKDKIDNKESIVDLKAITENGAIVIIEIQTYSTKNFFERTLYYWSKNYSSVLKKGKGYEELKPVISINLVNDFLFDKTDNRMHTCYLLKEKKSNKILTDHIQLHYVELPKFNKKSNIKKELRNWILFLKSNKEEDMSQLLKEDTIFEKAINKYNYFTDNKDLLNEYDRREAYLIYQDSLMRGAKKDGFDEGIEEGIKRGIKEGEKNKAISMAKSMKAKNMDINFISEITGLTIKEINKL
- a CDS encoding FkbM family methyltransferase: MTSKTIDNIVWFIPFRKLRDNIRDYMNFIYNLNKPLKAWDGATHFRKEIKNDANFYQKYLNLIKNLDKESVEIVIGILSKITNYNNIEDDIYFSHKESKRLNDLYEEFNNKIIKINEELFIYDKYILPKNQFEFEAFYGKYGMDYVKNLNQVKNKNIIDAGGYIGDSAIVFSDYTDKNVYSFEPFLQNYNLMLKTIELNKKNNIIPVNMALGNENKEISIYSNSDTANSGLSVETKQSDINSFENKVKMVTLDSYVKENNIEVGLIKTDLEGFEQPFLKGAIETIKEQKPVLIISIYHNYSDFFEIKPMLENLNLGYKFRIIKNRLNKVIAENKLLAEV
- the obgE gene encoding GTPase ObgE — encoded protein: MKQFIDVVNFEIEAGHGGAGCVSFRREAHVPMGGPDGGNGGDGGDVIVIVDARINSFGKIKSRKKFKARDGESGRARLSDGKKGDNVIIRVPIGTVIYNEETENIIADLTEDGQSETIARGGKGGKGNKFYATSTNQAPDYAQHGLDGDKLNIRLEVKLIADIGLVGMPNAGKSSLLARLTRANPKIASYPFTTLTPNLGVCYLDYERSFIIADIPGIIEGASEGAGLGLTFLRHIERTGALVFVIDITDEDINETYLKLRKELKLYSKELIKKKSIIILNKTDMLEKKEIEEKIKSVKKVINKEYKNNKENYFEIPEVFAISVFSLDEEELEKITNALYKANELRYFETKKNYKEPLLLNNKKLKTKRVFGPVLSKRLGNSLGIDVIPHKTCSYNCIYCQLGSEENTITDLTNYYSVDEIIYELKEALLNNKNIDYITFTGSGEPTLYKDLKKLIYEIKQITDIPVCVITNGSLLYKQEMRSNLLLADLIIPSLDAGNEETFKLIDNPNKEIDFDKMVEGLIEFKKVFKGEYWLEIFLLKDINDNEDELDDIIKIVKKIKPDRIQLITATRRVANEKAKALSDEELKKIKKYFNSKCDIEIDIPNISENHKGNTRILTEEDIVNFLIRQPDTAYIIAKSFNENERKVKELLDLLIKKNKVREEIVNGVVSYAVNI
- a CDS encoding MBL fold metallo-hydrolase; translation: MSELKIDCINLNIYGMNSYIVSADDEAMIIDISKLSFGYEDYDKLLDGKKLKRVIYTHGHFDHISGSDDIRKKYKGVEHCIHSLDYDFFGDATLNASGYFGNGIKWQSPEIKFEDGETFKLKDIEFKVIHTPGHTRGGVCYYTEGHLFCGDTIFANGIGRTDLPTGNYSELENSIMEKLFKLDDETLLYPGHEAYGFKLGQRKKL
- a CDS encoding ribosome assembly cofactor RimP, with the translated sequence MKNNKRIIQKQKEYGRGDKANRRKAGNKNNIRKNETINIIDETILFEKSKNILEKNKIYLLNLKVGAIKDNKKIYAVIFKKKENISHSHCIEATKIIQQIIKSEGYDEGDYTITVSSAGFRWKIENRFELFEDMPVKIKYKNEDKIITEGGILKEAKEDYIILELENEIKKTIKIKDIIKARLNC
- the nusA gene encoding transcription termination factor NusA, with product MFENVGTYLQLLSEEKDISVDLLKEVIESTMILALKKKYGNDTNFHINFDEKNNPTVYRAVIVVENVEDDKKEISLEEAKKLDEDINLGDEVLLLVDHVEEFGRIESTVAKTTFFQKIAELEKNIIYNEFKRRENQLVNGYFQRETRGNIYVNLGKTEGILLRKDQSPREHYSVGDRIRAYIYKVENDRGGHPTIYLTRSKGAFIKKLFELEIPEVADGTIEIKNIVRQPGLKIKMSVISNKPEVDPVGACIGQKGIRIQSIIKEIEGEKIDVVKWSKDIREYIAEAISPAKPIRIIITEPENKEAMIIIPDEQLTLALGKSGYNVKLASQLTGYTFDLKTETDIKSNPELLKDLVPLSQIFSDNSEETEDTASQEENKEVVSNLYSLSGVDKEIIETLINNNINSIEELYSLSAEEIMEKTNLDKDTVDNIINILKEVVTVVESDEEGYETTEEVVEEIEVYECPNCGSTITEDMTKCPKCGVELSFE
- a CDS encoding class I SAM-dependent methyltransferase; this encodes MICKVCESDKYNKIGEIKGIWKENKNIYQCEKCFLYFIESPSDEEIYLLYKNEYHNSIKNKIFEFAKSKMRYSRCLNQFNFIKANINCDNKKVCEIGAFDGLLLNIFKNNKCEVHGYELNDRAREYAKNKYNIYLKQNFLEDNQKYDIIILSHVIEHFKEPKEILLKIKSMLNENGFIYIEVPNSPLKNQCSYETLIKYLTTTHTVNFNIDNLKTFVENGGFKIIKYQYYDYNVNKNNEKLKISLLEGGFPSFDNLFNFLLIALKTIIYPKSVFINYDDNKNIWSYGENIRIIAKERIFE